The genomic region ATCAATATTATCTCGGAGAAGCTATGAAATGGAGGATTGGGGGATTTTCTCCATCGAATCCTTGAGGAGAATTTTGAGGATTCCGCTCCGATTAAGGTGTTCCTATCAGTGTGGGGGTTCAATGACGAGCAACGACAGCTCACGGCGGCCCCCGGTGGTTGTGGGTGGTGGAGGAGAAGTTTGGGAGTGTTGGGGAGGGTTTAGGGGAAGGGAAGGAGGAGAAAGGACTGTTTTATGCTGCTGAATCGTAATTTGAAGCCTGCAacactcgcccaggcgagccacaCTCGCCTGAGCGAGCTGATCCACAACTCAAATTTTCTTCTTcggaaaaaaattcatattttgcaaatcccaacggtcaaactGTGGATATTTGTCTTATGAACCTccagaaaaaaattgaagatgatccaacggttaacaaatctAGAATTACGATTTTACTGAGATAGGTTTTggcaaaaatttgaaatcttacaatttcaacttagctcaacaaaactcaattaaatttaacaattacaACAGTgacttcaattaaatttatatgaaagTGACATATAATTATACCCAAATTGATCCTCACAAGCACTCCCCCAAACTTACTTTCAACCCAACACATAATCGCTCTCCTATCCTATGGTAATGAAAGTAAATTGTTCTTCTTTTAAGCTCATTGGGttatcaagaaaaaataaattcatgatCAATTAAAGGCTCAAAGGGGTGTGTACAAGGAATACACTTCATGGGTTAGTTTTTTAGCTCTAAGTTTCACAATCATCAATCAACAAGAGAACTATTCAAAGCCACTTGTGCCCCAAAGGGTGTCACTCATCATTCACATTGACAACACACAACTCATAAACTTTTTTTCAAGCCTTCTCAAATTGTCATCAAAGTCATGcaatactttaatttttctcaaaacacaAACGCATCCAAGCTAAGCTAATGAAATAAGCAACCACAAAAATAAGCATTCAAACCACGGTTTcacaaatgcaatttttcaaaacccTAAAAAGCATGCTAATATCACGTTAGGATGACATTTTTCTATGGTCATGCAACCAATAAACGtgtatttaaaaactaaaaacaatacTAGGTTAAAACCTAAGATTGAGTCATGTAGCCAATATCACACAACAAACCAAACTTGCTTCAAAAGAAACCATTGTCATGGGAaccaaactaaatttaaaagtgtagaaataaaaaggaaaaaaattaaaattgcagGAAATTAAAGTTACAGGAGTTTAAAAATGGTATCCTTTTATCAATGGGATAAAACGGGCAATCCCCTAAGCATTATCAAACTCACTCCCAGAACTACCAGAGCtattatcactttcttcttcttcacctccttcttcctcttcgTCATCACTCGAGCCTcgtccttcatcatcttcctcttcctccatcttcttctcattgagtcatttttcttatacttgttGTCCTTCTCCAATCACCGAATCTTCTCTTTCAACACTTGTAGCAACACTTGAGCCACCAACACCCCCCATGAAAGTGGGCTAGTCCCTAGGCTAAGCAGTTAGAGCTTCAAATTTTGTAGGAGTGGGCCACATGAAAGGACCAGGGGTTGCTTTTAGGGTTACAAGGTTGAGGAAATGATAAATTGAAGCAGTAAGGCTTTGCATTGACCAGTTGATGGCGACATTCTACTAGAAGAAAAATACCAAGGCAACAACCATTTTAGCATGGTTGAGAGGCTTAATAGAGGGAAGGATGGGAGGATGCTCTTCATCAAATTGTGCAAGCTAGATTGCGACAATGTCAATCAATGTAGCGCAAGTTGATTGGCCCCCTGAGGTTCGGGAGGGGAGGACGATTAACCATTACACCTCGATGTGCACAAAAGGCTATGATTAGAGTTGGAAAATCGAGAGGTTTTGGTGGGTTGGTTggagtgtgacaccctctaccccgacatacatataaataaataaaacatgtaaaaatattgataaaaaaattcacgTGGGTAAAAGATTCACATTCATTTCACTATTTACCAAATgagacttattaaaaacatattcgaCTCAAAACAAGAccatcaaagtttacaaaaaatgttttgttaaatcagtgagataaaataaaataaaataacatcatgcaattaaaatagaaCTCATCctcaatgtcacatcttatcagagcattgtgtcccaatGTCTTCTGACACGAGATTCTTataaagtcatccacctagttatctgctcccacaaacacaaggttcaagatcatcacagaatccaaacacaaatagcacacaagGAATgagttatcataaaaaataaacaacaaaacaaataaacaagacataatcaaaataaattatggaaatatttataacataactcaacttaatacaaccCATGTCACTTCAAcactttatctttaaaatttgtttttcaatcactaatcacattacacatgaacacACACTCGAGTCAAAACACAATAACActaatcaatttcataataaactattagcaagcgttatgcaacaattatactaagactcaagcctacatgcaatgtggtaccatgttagtgaaaaactaCCCTGGGGCACTtaagagtacataacaagacacaccacacaatggatatgtcaggtcactctcactaagtaaaatcatatgGTGACCAgtcaggcttaaaggagcactcaaaccgagtgtcttTACCCCAAGGCTTAGTCTCCAAAAAAGCCATTAGGGCCtgaccttcctgattcaggtccaacccctaaaatattttattttttttgcaagcAGACACTActcatgacctcacactcatatttcaaacatgtttaatacATTGCGCTAGAATTTAACActagttcctaaataggaacttacactttctctttaacactgcacataaacatttttctcaatataaacactggtcgggttattgtataattcacagctcacaacacaattattgtcacatcaagagttaaacacacacacacacacacacacacacacacacacttattcataaCCAAATGTCatgcccacaatttaacatctcataatatcacaATTCACCATCACAGGTTTACATgcatctcacaaattaacacatgtttaaCTTTGTACTTATACTcgatttcaacaataatattataagcaGACACTACTcataaattatacaatacccatgacctcacactcatgattcaaacatgtttaacacattgagctacaatttaacactgattcctaactaggaaacctacatttttcctttaacactgcgcatcaacattTTTCCCAAGATAAatactggtcgggttattgtataattcacagctcacaacacaagtaatctcacatcaagtgttaaccacacacttattcacaactaaaACTCATGTTCACAACTTCACATCTCATTATGTCACAATCAACCATATCATGTTTATGtgtatctcacaatttaacacattcaactttgcacttatactcaatctccacaacaatattataatctcaaagtaatatattattctacaattcatcatatatttaaatcacttattcacaactaaaACTCATGTTCACAACTTCACATCTCATTATGTTATAATCAATCATCTCATGTTTATGTGTATCTCGCAATttaacacattcaactttgcacttatattcaatctccataacaatattataatctcaaagtaatatattattctacaattcatcatatatttaatttatcatttatatataatttcaatcacaatttcataatcccaatataattatttattacattaaacttattgaaaacacaaacaaattatacaaaaatatttttcaatccaCGGGGAGTAAAACTCcttaaacaatttcacataatcatacaagaagaatttcaatacaataaacatccaaAAATAAATCACAATTTGATCATTTAAGAACCCCTATACATGTTCATTTTAACCCCAATTGCAATAAACTCATTCCTTatctctaagcgggctcacgtgtgtattctGACAGCGATAGCAGAATCTCTAATTGCTTCAtgagattcctcaagcttttcctctaaTTGTTTTGATAGGGTTTCCAATCGTTAGAAAGAGGAGAATgaattgaagcctccattcTACTGTCTAGTGTGATGAACATTTTTCTCTTCATAGATATAATTttacaaatcccaacggtgaagatGTGAGGAAAATAATCTGGAATCACATATCTCATTTTCATGATAATTCAATAACTAACGAGTCCGAAATCATAATTTTAGTGATATAGTTCAATAGCTCGTGATTGTTGGAAATACTCTATTATTTGAACACTAAAATAAGCTTGGCTAGTCATCCTCGGTTGTTAAAGTATAGATTTAAACCacctaattttaatttcaatttgtatattttatccCCAGTCACTTTGGGTCCTTAGTACGCCACTTATAATTGGGATGGGAGAAAAGCGAAGAAAAAACCGCATAAGAATTCACTAAGAATTCTAGTGAAGGCAAAAAAATGTGGAATTTTCTTGCGAAGTTGAGTTTGGGCTTTTCCATGTATATGACAATGGGTAATAAATATGCTCTGAATTTGCACTgaacaatttaaaaattgttcAATAATCCTTTTGtgtaaaacattaaaaacttcattttttttcttttttcttttggaaaacttttaaaatgaaagattaaTAGAAGAAATTTCCCCCCTCTAAAACAAGGGATAAAAGAAAACTGGAAAGATCAGtattatattatgtataaaattgatatatattgtattaacttaaattaataaattatataagtataaattttaattataaaataataaaattaatcaattgaCCAAtctgataatttaaattttttataacaaaataatagtaaaatttttaaaaatttaataatatattgtaCGTAACaatgataattataaaaaaaaaccgaaACAATGAgacataacaaaaaataataattataataactgTCTAAATTTTGATAATGTAATAGTGTCACAAATTACCATTGTCAAGACTCGTAATTAAAGtaataatttagtaatataCAGCGTTCacatgtgaaaaaataatttatttaattttaatttttttactaaattttcttagatcaatcacaaattaaatattacgggtgagattaatttttattcacaccggtaagaaaaaaaattatggttgCCACACGGGAAAACTTAACAAACTCGTTGTTATTAATCTGATCATtgctttcttttcctttaaatgtttgtttattttatctatatgaaaaaaaatatcatacaaGCAgcacacaaaataataattaatgcgttaaaattaaagtaaaattatttgaatgatACATGAGTTTGATTCATAACATCACATATCTTGCATGCACATCAGACTATTAACAAAAGACTCTGAATGGCTTTACGCAGGTAACCCTTGTGCATTATTTCACTTAAGTAGATACAATTACATTGTTTTCTTAATAGTCTTCTTAATTAACAAGCTGAAAGTAGTAAATACGAAAGATAACGTAATAACATCCATGGAAACTATAATACAAAGAGCAATGATCATATCAGAGCtccttaattttttcaatttggcaATTCTTTTTTAACCAACTATAGGTGGGTTCActggaaattcatttttaacCAACTCCAAAGGTGTTTTCACTGGCACTTCGTTTTTAACCAACTCCAAAGGTGCTTTCACTGGAAATTCTTTTTTAACCCAGTCCATATATCCTCCTCCCATGTTGCTCACATCCTTAAATCCCTgttgattaatattaaatttatacaatAGTTGGTCTTCGgatcaaattattttcacaaaCACAAAAGCAAACTAAAGGAAgaagggaagaaaaaaatagcacGTATTTCTagaatttgaaatatatttctcAAGTTGAGAAATGTTAGGATTTAGGAACAGCATCTGACATATTCCTGTAAACACACTACTtctagttatttaaaatttattaaaaattataaaatcaagaaaaaaaaatcattaaatataacGAGTAATccacaaaattttatcatttttaataaattttaacatagtCCAGTCAAAAGATGTgttcttttaacatttttctagTTGACTAGAATTAATACTTACTTCGGTCAGAAGATCCGCAGTTGCATATAGAGATCTCACTCCACTTTGACAACCCTATAACAATACAGATTTGTTTcatacaaaagaaagaaagaaactttAGCCTTAATAACCAGCATCCAAGAACAGGTAGAAGGCATTGTTTTGTgtcacaaaatgaaaatttttaagTTACCACGATGATGTGATCTTCTTTCTTACAAGCAGATGAAACCTCCTTAAGAAATTCTGGATTCTTCACTCTGCCTGTtctcc from Glycine soja cultivar W05 chromosome 16, ASM419377v2, whole genome shotgun sequence harbors:
- the LOC114389032 gene encoding thiosulfate sulfurtransferase 18-like is translated as MGSIGIESSGPEVVTVDVHATKDLIQTSHVYLDVRTVEEFQKGHVDAEKIINIPYMFNTPEGRVKNPEFLKEVSSACKKEDHIIVGCQSGVRSLYATADLLTEGFKDVSNMGGGYMDWVKKEFPVKAPLELVKNEVPVKTPLELVKNEFPVNPPIVG